From a region of the Candidatus Acidiferrales bacterium genome:
- a CDS encoding IS1595 family transposase — MNQPETLQEAIVYFANKTVAHDYLVSVRWGNGIVCPHCKGKEHSYISTRKIWKCKSCKKQFSVKAGTIFEASPVGLDKWFSVVWMIANSKNGISSCEISRAIGVTQKTAWFMLHRIRQAMKSGSFEKLSGEVEIDETYFGGEARNMHYGKREVSGRGSVGKTIVVGLLERNGNARITTPRNAKKKTLQKIIRAEVEKGSEIFTDAFASYNGLETEYIHSIIDHATAYVNGNVHTNGIENFWSLFKRTMRGTYIYCNPSHLFRYLDEQTFRFNNRKTTDSNRFALALNGIQNKRIMYRQLIAHHTPKQLTLF; from the coding sequence ATGAATCAGCCTGAAACGCTCCAAGAAGCAATCGTTTATTTTGCAAACAAAACCGTTGCACACGATTACCTCGTTTCCGTTCGGTGGGGAAACGGGATAGTTTGTCCGCATTGCAAAGGCAAAGAGCACTCATATATTTCTACTCGGAAAATTTGGAAATGTAAATCCTGCAAAAAACAATTTTCGGTAAAAGCCGGAACTATTTTTGAGGCTTCTCCCGTTGGATTGGACAAATGGTTCTCTGTAGTTTGGATGATCGCAAATTCTAAAAATGGAATTAGCTCTTGCGAAATTAGCAGAGCAATCGGCGTTACTCAAAAGACAGCGTGGTTCATGCTGCACCGCATCCGCCAAGCAATGAAATCCGGTTCGTTTGAAAAATTGTCCGGTGAAGTGGAAATAGACGAGACATATTTCGGCGGCGAAGCACGGAACATGCACTATGGTAAACGAGAAGTTAGCGGGCGCGGTTCGGTCGGAAAAACTATTGTCGTTGGATTGCTTGAACGAAACGGGAATGCCCGAATAACCACTCCTCGTAATGCGAAGAAAAAGACGCTTCAAAAAATTATCCGCGCAGAAGTTGAAAAGGGTTCCGAGATATTTACAGACGCTTTTGCATCGTATAATGGATTGGAAACAGAATACATCCACAGCATTATCGACCATGCCACGGCGTATGTAAACGGAAACGTTCACACAAATGGAATCGAAAATTTCTGGAGCCTTTTCAAGCGAACGATGAGAGGAACTTATATATATTGTAATCCTTCGCATCTTTTTCGATACCTTGATGAGCAAACTTTTCGCTTCAACAATCGCAAGACGACTGACTCTAACCGTTTTGCCCTTGCGCTTAACGGCATCCAAAACAAACGCATCATGTATAGACAATTGATTGCTCATCATACACCTAAACAACTCACACTTTTTTGA
- a CDS encoding glycosyltransferase 87 family protein, whose protein sequence is MRLFARIFVFASSLFIILYGILPGFFKVEGDFIAFYVAGRNILHGTDPVLFYRFPDFQQLVDTSGLSTRIFSVASSTPASFLIDTILAVAPAGFSKFILTAINIAAFVLLVHVSAKLANSSIRTAYVVFLSSSFALATNFSSGEPFIIVSLFFALAFLAFSISAERASGTILGVIFPFEVFAIAPALLFLLAKRWKVFIYFLLMSLILLSIAYLLVGESTIVYYLQRVFPFYFNARVLNPFSISYQTAWSFLRTIFLLDPALNPHPLFASARGYMFSISMFKALVLVPSAYFFYRGIEKKNAREALVAGTFPVLFLSPTAASYQLVLMAPAIICLGQTALEEQKTATARLFIVLYVLACLPIHSFLSNSLNIQTPFILFERFFLLVSIYAAYLIFQMRHLPKHLLAVRMSITTAIIAAVTITLYAGTSDMTSTVPAVPVLSGDQLRSVAFSPAVFGNKLEYVGLDSTSQNYVIKSGSDPNFLDPPENCYRVSIDEKGENSGIETTDENRIVVSFRTEYGTRFFAGTNCSVSRDGDLGSFITGGKLFIVDLRERQIPVVDSMNILPFKITQETFNVEKKFAGSSTKEIVLLIDSLNGANSIATYNPATRNLQTHRTVLHASAISADGEEFYATSEDGDSTSIWSQRGDDQPIKLFSVHGNIMDINVADHTLYFSSDFERGLSFPTIYRWTFKNHE, encoded by the coding sequence ATGCGTCTCTTCGCGAGAATTTTTGTTTTCGCTTCTTCACTGTTCATAATTCTTTACGGCATTCTTCCAGGCTTTTTCAAAGTCGAAGGGGATTTCATCGCGTTTTATGTCGCCGGCAGAAACATTCTTCACGGCACGGATCCGGTTCTGTTTTACCGCTTCCCAGATTTTCAACAGCTCGTGGATACCAGCGGATTATCGACAAGAATATTCTCCGTTGCTTCCTCAACTCCTGCTTCGTTTTTGATTGACACTATTCTTGCCGTCGCTCCTGCCGGCTTTTCAAAATTCATCTTGACCGCAATCAACATCGCCGCGTTTGTCCTTCTCGTTCACGTTTCCGCAAAACTTGCCAATTCGTCTATCAGAACGGCGTACGTAGTATTCTTGAGCTCCTCGTTTGCCCTTGCGACAAATTTCAGTTCGGGAGAACCTTTCATCATAGTTTCTCTTTTTTTTGCGCTGGCATTTCTCGCCTTCTCCATAAGTGCCGAGAGAGCATCCGGAACAATCCTCGGGGTCATCTTCCCGTTTGAAGTGTTCGCAATAGCTCCCGCATTACTTTTTCTGTTGGCAAAGCGATGGAAAGTATTCATTTACTTCCTGCTTATGTCGCTTATTCTTCTCTCCATCGCTTATCTGTTAGTCGGCGAATCTACGATAGTCTATTATTTGCAGCGGGTTTTCCCTTTTTACTTCAATGCCAGAGTTCTTAATCCATTTTCGATTTCATACCAGACCGCATGGTCTTTTCTCAGGACTATTTTTCTGCTGGATCCTGCTCTCAATCCTCATCCTCTTTTCGCATCCGCGAGAGGATACATGTTTTCAATTTCTATGTTCAAGGCTCTAGTCCTGGTGCCATCGGCGTACTTCTTTTATCGTGGAATAGAGAAAAAAAACGCGAGGGAGGCTCTGGTGGCGGGAACCTTTCCCGTATTATTCCTCTCGCCCACTGCGGCGTCATACCAACTTGTCCTCATGGCGCCCGCAATAATCTGTCTCGGGCAGACGGCGCTTGAAGAACAGAAGACGGCTACTGCGAGGCTCTTTATCGTACTTTATGTGCTGGCATGCTTGCCGATTCATTCCTTCCTGTCGAATTCACTAAATATCCAAACACCTTTCATACTGTTTGAAAGGTTTTTCCTCCTTGTATCTATTTATGCCGCTTACCTCATCTTCCAGATGAGACATCTGCCAAAACATTTGCTGGCAGTTCGAATGAGCATCACGACTGCAATCATAGCGGCAGTTACCATTACGCTCTACGCCGGCACATCAGATATGACATCTACGGTCCCCGCCGTACCGGTACTGAGCGGAGACCAATTGAGAAGCGTCGCCTTCAGTCCTGCCGTATTCGGAAACAAGCTGGAATATGTCGGTTTAGATTCTACATCGCAAAACTACGTCATAAAGTCAGGCTCGGACCCGAACTTCCTTGATCCACCGGAAAATTGCTATCGCGTATCCATCGACGAAAAAGGAGAGAATTCAGGAATTGAAACAACGGACGAAAACCGAATTGTCGTCAGCTTCAGGACGGAGTACGGCACAAGGTTTTTTGCCGGGACGAATTGTTCGGTAAGCCGCGATGGAGACTTAGGATCTTTCATAACGGGAGGAAAATTGTTCATTGTCGACCTGAGGGAAAGACAAATTCCCGTCGTCGACAGTATGAATATCCTTCCTTTTAAGATTACTCAGGAGACTTTCAATGTCGAGAAAAAATTCGCAGGCAGTTCCACGAAAGAAATCGTCCTTCTTATAGATTCGTTGAACGGCGCAAACTCGATCGCAACTTACAATCCAGCAACTCGCAATTTGCAGACACACCGGACTGTGCTACATGCGTCGGCGATATCCGCAGACGGAGAGGAGTTTTATGCAACATCTGAAGATGGCGATTCGACGAGCATATGGTCTCAACGCGGCGACGATCAGCCAATAAAATTATTTTCAGTCCACGGGAACATCATGGACATAAATGTTGCAGACCACACTCTTTACTTTTCTTCAGATTTTGAGAGGGGATTAAGCTTTCCCACCATCTATAGATGGACCTTCAAAAATCACGAGTAA
- a CDS encoding MFS transporter: MKKFFGSFHPSFWVANSLELFERLAYYAQAAVMSIFLRDYLNFNEIDATTLSSIFGLLVYLLPIFAGTFADKYGFRKAFSFAFLVMAIGYFLIGAIGSPFFRPLIHDMSLFWLIVAVLVFTSVGESFIKPSVLGTVAFSTNRETKSLGYAIYYTLVNVGGATGPVIAYFVRSIVGIQWVYMVSALSCAMMLAGTILFYRVPESATAIKQPSVKTKLADMARVLINARFMVFLLIFSLYWVTFWQIFITLPYYITDFIARKAPFDLIESIDAWSIIFLQVVINRLTKKMPPITAIVLGFFVSSLCWFVIAARPSIPGVIAAMVVWSLGEMSMAPRYYEYIADQAPRGQEALFQGYAFLPIALGYFAGGIFGGRLYASLAKPAIGEPNPAEFWIVFGIIGIIGTVLMVAYNWYLTRKKRSETAPSS, encoded by the coding sequence GTGAAAAAATTCTTCGGCAGTTTCCATCCGTCATTCTGGGTTGCAAATTCACTCGAGCTCTTCGAGAGGCTGGCTTATTACGCCCAGGCCGCGGTTATGAGCATATTCCTCCGCGATTACCTGAACTTCAACGAAATCGACGCGACCACATTATCGTCTATCTTCGGGCTTCTCGTCTACCTTCTTCCCATTTTCGCGGGGACGTTCGCCGACAAATACGGATTCCGCAAGGCATTCTCATTCGCATTTCTCGTGATGGCGATAGGATATTTCCTGATCGGCGCAATCGGTTCTCCGTTTTTCAGACCGCTCATCCATGATATGTCGCTCTTCTGGCTTATAGTTGCCGTGCTGGTATTTACTTCCGTCGGCGAGTCGTTCATTAAGCCGTCTGTCCTCGGGACGGTTGCATTCTCCACAAATCGTGAGACGAAATCGCTCGGCTACGCGATCTACTATACTCTGGTGAACGTGGGCGGCGCGACCGGGCCGGTCATAGCATATTTCGTCAGAAGTATTGTCGGGATCCAGTGGGTATATATGGTTTCGGCACTGAGTTGTGCCATGATGCTTGCTGGAACTATATTGTTTTACCGCGTACCTGAATCTGCGACGGCTATCAAGCAGCCTTCGGTAAAGACGAAACTTGCGGACATGGCCAGGGTTTTGATCAACGCGCGCTTCATGGTGTTCCTCCTGATCTTTTCTTTGTACTGGGTGACGTTCTGGCAGATCTTTATTACGCTCCCTTATTACATAACCGACTTCATTGCCAGAAAAGCTCCGTTCGACTTGATCGAATCGATAGACGCATGGTCGATAATCTTTTTGCAGGTCGTCATCAATAGATTGACGAAAAAAATGCCGCCGATTACCGCTATCGTACTGGGATTTTTTGTTTCGTCACTGTGCTGGTTTGTAATAGCGGCACGGCCGAGTATTCCCGGCGTAATTGCTGCCATGGTTGTGTGGTCGCTCGGAGAGATGTCGATGGCGCCGCGTTACTACGAATACATTGCGGATCAAGCTCCGAGAGGGCAGGAGGCGCTCTTCCAGGGTTATGCATTTCTCCCGATTGCGCTCGGATATTTTGCGGGCGGTATTTTCGGAGGACGACTCTATGCATCGCTTGCAAAGCCTGCCATCGGCGAGCCTAACCCGGCGGAGTTTTGGATTGTGTTCGGCATTATCGGGATTATCGGTACTGTGTTGATGGTCGCGTATAATTGGTATCTCACGAGAAAAAAGCGTTCTGAGACTGCGCCGAGTAGTTGA
- a CDS encoding T9SS type A sorting domain-containing protein has product MTQNYPNPFNPTTRIEFALPKSELTKLTIYDLLGREVQTLIDRELQAGYYDVNFDASRFTSGVYLYRIQSGNFTETKKLLLLK; this is encoded by the coding sequence TTGACTCAGAACTATCCCAACCCATTCAACCCGACTACTAGAATAGAATTTGCGCTGCCTAAATCGGAACTTACAAAATTGACAATCTACGATCTGCTCGGCAGGGAAGTGCAGACACTGATTGACAGAGAATTACAAGCCGGGTATTACGATGTCAATTTTGACGCGAGCAGATTTACGAGTGGAGTTTACCTTTACAGAATCCAGTCGGGAAATTTTACTGAGACAAAGAAACTGCTGTTGTTGAAGTAG
- a CDS encoding metallophosphoesterase — MPDAPFHIFRFILILFIICSQIALYSVAVKYIFDRNTNKNFRGLYLPLIFILVNLPIAFIYYIPQLFYHGFMRKFIMWPYYAYETLSLAILFAALIVVPIRLVIKIIGRVRKDKALRIMDISSLEKKPVGTQSRRSFIKTATMGVGAYTFAGSLHSIYTREEYKIENIKLPTSNLPKQLDGLRIAMISDVHVGMYMLEEDMLKYTEAINNLNPDIIFIPGDFVTSKTEEIFPFVRAFTGLKSKYGIYTCLGNHDFFGDPDIITEKVRNIGMKVLRNETEELEINGAKLMLSGVDDGKHANFRKVSFEATSLDTARIMLCHKPYYFETAVAGKFDIMLSGHTHGGQIVLVDFLGVKLTPAALASQYISGKYRRGDSLLYVSRGIGTVGLPVRVNCPPEITVFTLTNKALNPNS; from the coding sequence ATGCCCGACGCACCATTTCATATTTTCAGATTCATTCTGATTCTGTTTATAATTTGTTCCCAGATTGCCCTTTATAGCGTTGCTGTAAAGTACATCTTCGACCGGAATACAAACAAAAATTTCCGAGGACTTTACCTTCCTCTCATTTTCATCCTGGTGAACCTGCCCATAGCATTCATATATTACATTCCGCAGCTTTTCTACCACGGTTTCATGCGGAAATTCATAATGTGGCCGTACTACGCGTACGAGACCCTCAGTCTCGCGATACTTTTTGCAGCTCTGATCGTAGTTCCAATTAGACTCGTGATCAAGATTATTGGACGAGTAAGAAAGGATAAGGCACTACGCATCATGGACATATCGAGTTTAGAGAAGAAACCCGTTGGAACACAATCCCGACGATCATTTATAAAAACCGCGACGATGGGTGTCGGTGCCTACACGTTTGCAGGCTCCCTCCATAGTATTTACACCCGCGAAGAATACAAAATAGAGAATATCAAACTGCCGACGAGCAATCTGCCCAAGCAGCTTGACGGATTACGAATTGCAATGATAAGTGATGTCCACGTCGGGATGTATATGCTCGAAGAAGACATGTTAAAGTACACCGAGGCAATCAATAATCTCAACCCGGATATCATTTTCATTCCAGGCGACTTCGTTACATCTAAGACCGAAGAAATATTTCCGTTCGTCAGAGCGTTCACCGGTCTGAAATCAAAATACGGAATTTACACCTGCCTCGGCAATCACGACTTTTTCGGCGACCCCGACATAATCACTGAAAAAGTGCGCAACATCGGAATGAAGGTCCTGCGAAATGAGACCGAGGAACTAGAGATCAACGGAGCAAAGCTGATGCTCTCGGGAGTCGACGACGGCAAACATGCAAACTTCAGAAAAGTCTCTTTCGAAGCGACTTCGCTGGATACAGCGAGGATCATGCTCTGCCACAAGCCGTATTACTTCGAGACAGCGGTTGCCGGAAAGTTTGACATAATGTTAAGCGGACATACGCATGGAGGACAGATTGTCCTCGTCGATTTCCTCGGCGTGAAACTGACGCCGGCGGCATTAGCTTCTCAATACATTTCCGGGAAGTACCGCCGCGGCGACTCCCTTCTCTATGTCAGCCGGGGAATCGGAACGGTGGGTCTGCCGGTGCGCGTCAACTGCCCGCCAGAAATAACTGTTTTCACCCTTACGAATAAAGCTCTAAATCCAAATTCCTAG
- the cdd gene encoding cytidine deaminase, translating into MPINKSIPELIEAAKSAHKKSEPAFSHFRVGAAIETEAGKIYSAFNIESSSYGLSMCAERIVLWKAIASGESKFKRMAIVSDAEDFCPPCGACRQVMLELAGDIEIYMTNRKGDVKKEKLSSLLPQAFTAKILSNGRD; encoded by the coding sequence ATGCCAATCAACAAATCAATTCCCGAACTGATCGAAGCTGCAAAGAGTGCGCACAAAAAATCAGAACCTGCATTTTCTCATTTCAGAGTCGGGGCCGCAATCGAAACAGAAGCCGGAAAAATTTATTCAGCCTTCAACATAGAATCGAGCAGCTACGGACTTTCCATGTGCGCGGAGAGAATAGTGCTGTGGAAGGCAATTGCTTCGGGTGAATCAAAATTCAAAAGGATGGCTATCGTTTCTGACGCAGAGGATTTCTGCCCGCCCTGCGGCGCATGCAGACAGGTTATGCTCGAGCTTGCCGGCGATATTGAGATTTACATGACAAATAGAAAAGGCGATGTGAAAAAGGAAAAGCTTTCCTCATTGCTCCCTCAAGCATTTACGGCAAAAATACTATCAAATGGAAGAGATTAG
- a CDS encoding helix-turn-helix transcriptional regulator, translating to MSKTEKQLTEVQEILGKQITKLRESLGLSQEAFADKCGWDRGRESKIESGKYNLTLSSLIAIANASGMYLDINFSKK from the coding sequence ATGTCTAAAACAGAAAAACAACTAACCGAAGTGCAGGAAATTCTTGGAAAACAAATCACAAAGCTCCGCGAGTCGCTCGGACTGTCGCAGGAAGCATTTGCCGACAAATGCGGCTGGGATCGTGGACGTGAGTCTAAGATAGAGTCAGGAAAATACAACCTAACCCTCTCGTCACTCATCGCCATTGCAAACGCATCTGGTATGTACCTTGATATTAATTTTTCTAAAAAGTGA